Proteins from a genomic interval of Vreelandella profundi:
- a CDS encoding cation:proton antiporter, with product MEILFNLLILGSLLLSIIAFVQWFSARTAFPEATLLALVGIALGFSYATLSTLWPEIHQFDPLLTASLPAEIYLWIFLPPLLFQAALSVDVREMMPNAAPILLLAVVAVFIATGMVGVSVWLLGGVALSAGLLLGAVIATTDPSAVIAIFRSVGAPARLIRLVEGESLLNDAAAIAIVGVLVASLTGNAAAATWQAGAWALAADFGGGLLFGAAAGRIGAAVLAFFGNDGKAQTALTLSLPYPVYLIGESIGVSGVVAVVATGLVLSGLGRTRTSPANWAYLQLLWAQIASLAGATVFLLAALQVPKMLEGITLEWLPMLAVVIVATLLARLVALFGFLPLLSRLKLSAPISASYKLAITWGGLRGAVTLVLALGIAEQTALPEQIRHFVAILATGFVLFSLLVNGASLRGVIRCLKLNKLSHHDSALQQQAIRLSTTDVENAVKRTAHNLHIAPSITEEVIARYHRDMAIETAPLDLDQALPERDRMTIALVTLAIRERDLIPRYGSGVTSIHNLDAMMHNSGRTIDAVRSDGRIGYNREARNILATSLWLKPSIWLNRHLHIRWPLARLLTNRFELLICRRAALEELRHYNAQRLTPLFGERMCALLDEILDVRIIAVDQAIQQTEAQFGPHAYRLEQRMLRLFALRRSTESMEEMVQDRLISQQVFDDVQRGLHRAWRNALDRPHLSHTAEAPFWEQEKTTPEASKDKSPPKKTSGEPK from the coding sequence ATGGAAATACTGTTCAACTTACTGATCCTGGGCAGCCTACTACTCTCTATTATTGCGTTTGTGCAGTGGTTTTCTGCGCGCACAGCCTTCCCTGAAGCGACGTTACTGGCGCTAGTGGGCATTGCCCTCGGCTTTTCTTACGCCACGCTATCAACGCTGTGGCCAGAAATACACCAGTTCGACCCGCTATTGACCGCATCGCTACCTGCCGAAATCTATCTGTGGATCTTTCTGCCTCCCTTACTTTTTCAAGCGGCACTGAGTGTCGATGTCCGCGAAATGATGCCGAATGCAGCGCCTATTCTGCTGCTGGCAGTGGTCGCCGTTTTTATTGCCACCGGCATGGTCGGCGTCTCGGTGTGGCTACTGGGCGGCGTGGCGCTCTCGGCAGGCCTGCTGCTAGGGGCGGTCATTGCGACGACCGACCCATCGGCAGTGATTGCGATTTTTCGCAGCGTGGGTGCCCCAGCACGACTGATACGCTTGGTTGAAGGAGAAAGTCTGCTCAATGACGCTGCCGCCATTGCCATCGTCGGCGTGCTGGTGGCATCGCTCACCGGCAATGCTGCCGCTGCCACGTGGCAAGCAGGCGCTTGGGCTCTTGCGGCCGACTTCGGTGGGGGGCTACTGTTTGGCGCCGCGGCCGGCAGAATTGGCGCTGCCGTGCTGGCATTTTTTGGCAATGATGGCAAAGCACAAACGGCGCTAACGCTTTCGTTGCCCTACCCTGTTTACCTTATTGGCGAAAGCATTGGGGTGTCGGGCGTGGTGGCGGTGGTGGCCACGGGGCTAGTGCTCAGTGGCCTAGGGCGAACGCGCACCTCGCCCGCCAACTGGGCGTATTTACAGCTACTTTGGGCGCAAATTGCCTCGCTCGCTGGTGCCACCGTGTTCCTGCTCGCCGCACTGCAGGTGCCGAAAATGCTAGAGGGCATCACGCTTGAATGGCTGCCAATGCTCGCCGTCGTTATCGTTGCGACACTGCTGGCCCGCCTAGTGGCTTTATTCGGCTTTTTGCCACTGCTCAGCCGGCTCAAACTTTCTGCCCCTATCAGCGCCAGCTACAAGCTAGCCATTACCTGGGGTGGATTGCGCGGCGCGGTGACGCTCGTGCTGGCTCTGGGAATAGCGGAGCAAACGGCGCTCCCCGAACAGATCCGCCACTTCGTGGCTATTTTGGCTACCGGCTTCGTGCTATTCAGCCTGTTAGTTAACGGCGCCAGTCTGCGCGGTGTTATTCGCTGCCTCAAGCTCAATAAGCTAAGTCACCACGACAGCGCTCTTCAGCAGCAAGCGATCCGCCTATCGACCACGGATGTCGAAAATGCTGTCAAGCGCACCGCGCACAATCTTCATATTGCCCCGTCAATCACTGAGGAGGTCATTGCACGCTACCACCGCGATATGGCCATTGAAACGGCACCGCTCGATCTTGATCAAGCCCTTCCAGAGCGTGACCGCATGACCATCGCCCTGGTCACGCTGGCAATTCGAGAACGCGACCTTATTCCCCGCTATGGCAGCGGCGTCACCAGCATTCACAACCTGGATGCCATGATGCATAACAGTGGCAGAACTATTGATGCCGTCCGCTCAGACGGCCGTATTGGATACAACCGAGAAGCACGTAACATTCTGGCCACCAGCCTTTGGCTAAAACCAAGCATCTGGCTTAACCGCCACCTGCACATACGCTGGCCGCTGGCGAGGCTGCTGACCAACCGTTTCGAGCTGCTGATTTGCCGTCGTGCCGCGCTTGAGGAGCTGCGCCATTACAATGCACAGCGGCTAACGCCGCTCTTTGGCGAGCGCATGTGCGCCTTGCTTGATGAGATACTCGACGTGCGAATTATCGCGGTTGACCAGGCGATCCAGCAAACGGAAGCACAGTTTGGCCCCCATGCGTATCGTCTTGAACAGCGCATGCTACGACTTTTTGCGCTTCGCCGAAGCACTGAGAGCATGGAAGAAATGGTACAAGACCGACTAATTTCTCAGCAGGTTTTCGACGATGTTCAGCGCGGCTTGCATCGCGCTTGGCGCAATGCCCTTGATCGGCCACATCTTTCACACACCGCTGAGGCGCCATTTTGGGAGCAAGAAAAAACGACACCAGAGGCTTCAAAAGATAAATCGCCGCCAAAAAAGACTAGCGGTGAGCCAAAATAA
- a CDS encoding M18 family aminopeptidase, translating to MSETFNADRLMRLCDFLRQSPTPWHAAGNMAARLEQAGFQRLEEKAHWQLTPGERYYVTRNDSAIIAFQLPASELTSLRMIGAHTDSPGLHLKPNATQRSAGWLQLGVQVYGGVLLAPWFDRDLGLAGRVHVRHADGRLESVLLNVDQPIAMVPSLAIHLDRDVNSGRALNAQTQMTPVLMQSETATLSELLTQWVSEQHGLNDIEIVDFELSFYDVQPPSLVGVKQQLVASARLDNLLSCFVGLEALLACDGTQGAVLVANDHEEVGSASACGAQGPFLADVLKRINAQVGGREGGKGNEESLIQLIQSSYMISCDNAHALHPNFRDKHDERHGPAINGGPVIKVNASQRYATNSVTGALFRDVCREASVPVQSFVTRADMGCGSTIGPITATELGVPTIDVGIPQWAMHSIRETAGTYDVEHLTRALTLFLNRAALS from the coding sequence ATGTCCGAGACTTTCAACGCTGATCGTTTAATGCGTCTATGCGATTTTCTGCGCCAATCGCCGACTCCATGGCATGCCGCAGGCAATATGGCGGCACGCTTGGAGCAAGCTGGGTTTCAGCGGCTGGAAGAGAAGGCACATTGGCAGCTGACGCCGGGAGAGCGCTATTACGTCACCCGCAACGACTCGGCAATTATTGCTTTTCAGCTGCCTGCGTCTGAATTAACCAGCCTGCGCATGATCGGTGCGCATACCGATAGCCCTGGGCTGCACTTAAAGCCCAACGCGACACAGCGATCCGCTGGCTGGCTACAGCTGGGCGTGCAGGTGTACGGCGGCGTGTTATTAGCCCCGTGGTTTGACCGTGATTTGGGATTAGCGGGCAGGGTGCATGTGCGTCATGCCGATGGGCGCTTAGAAAGCGTGCTGCTTAACGTTGATCAGCCGATTGCTATGGTGCCGAGCCTAGCGATTCACCTTGATCGCGATGTGAACAGCGGCCGCGCGCTGAATGCTCAGACGCAAATGACGCCCGTGCTGATGCAGAGTGAGACGGCCACACTCAGCGAGCTGTTGACGCAATGGGTAAGCGAGCAGCATGGCTTGAATGATATTGAGATAGTTGATTTTGAACTAAGTTTTTATGATGTGCAGCCGCCATCTTTGGTCGGCGTCAAGCAGCAGCTGGTGGCAAGTGCGCGCTTAGATAACCTGCTTTCGTGTTTTGTAGGCTTAGAAGCGCTGTTAGCCTGCGATGGCACCCAGGGCGCTGTATTGGTAGCCAATGATCACGAAGAAGTTGGCAGCGCTAGCGCCTGTGGCGCCCAAGGGCCATTTTTAGCAGACGTGCTCAAGCGCATTAATGCTCAAGTGGGCGGACGTGAGGGTGGTAAAGGGAATGAGGAATCGCTGATTCAGTTGATTCAGTCGTCTTACATGATTTCGTGTGATAACGCTCACGCACTGCATCCTAACTTTCGCGATAAGCATGACGAGCGTCACGGCCCTGCGATTAACGGTGGTCCGGTGATCAAGGTGAATGCTAGCCAGCGCTACGCCACCAATAGCGTGACAGGGGCGCTGTTTAGAGATGTGTGCCGCGAGGCGAGCGTGCCGGTACAGTCGTTTGTAACGCGAGCGGATATGGGCTGCGGCAGCACGATTGGGCCGATTACCGCCACAGAGCTAGGCGTTCCCACCATTGACGTTGGCATTCCCCAGTGGGCAATGCATTCCATCCGGGAAACGGCGGGTACTTACGACGTTGAGCACTTGACCCGCGCGCTGACGCTGTTTTTAAATCGAGCGGCCTTGAGCTGA
- a CDS encoding carboxy terminal-processing peptidase, producing MSLFATLSRSVALAVMLVITSPAALAQLEPTDEQRQAAVEIADSLRYGHYADINFDEAWSEDVFQRYLDILDSQRAYLLRSDIEPYRHLESDMADAIFNGDLDEAFALYDTFSERQRSRLESLLAQLDEGLDFDFESNERLEIDREDSPWASRKSELDDLWRKRLKNDALTLALTDQDNEQIESNLRQRYEGQLTRIDQTEPEDVFGVLMAAITSTVDPHTGYLSPRQSESFDIQMSLSLEGIGALLQSDGEYVKVASLVPGGPAERAGVLEPADRIIAVGQEDGEMVNVVGMRLDNVVDLIRGPKDSVVRLDVIPAQAVDMTRSQTVEITRDTVSLEDQAAHGEVIEVERDGEPHRLGVINVPTFYVDFDAFQAGEEEYRSTTRDVAREIDRLKEEGIEGIVLDLRNNGGGALQEANSLIGLFIDRGPTVQVRDAQGRIQLYGDTEAGTHYDGPLGVLVNRLSASASEIFAGAIQDYGRGLILGTSTFGKGTVQTLNELSHGQIKLTRAKFYRISGDSTQNRGVEPDILFPSLIDPERIGESSLDNALAWDTVQNVQYRRYGEPETVLDKLIAQHDTRAQNNPNFRYLERQSTLARQLREQYTSVSLNREQRKREMEAQEAEQLSLENQRRRALGLDELEEWMDARTEGVAGALEEEPDAESEGEGEEDDKTSVDRAHVLESAEILLDYAKLQDTRRLAAKR from the coding sequence ATGAGCTTGTTTGCAACGCTTTCGCGTTCGGTCGCCCTGGCTGTCATGCTGGTTATTACCAGCCCAGCAGCATTAGCGCAACTTGAGCCGACCGACGAACAACGCCAGGCGGCTGTGGAAATCGCGGACTCACTCCGCTATGGCCACTATGCTGATATTAACTTTGATGAAGCGTGGTCAGAAGACGTCTTCCAGCGCTATTTAGATATTCTAGATAGTCAGCGAGCTTACCTGTTGCGGAGTGATATTGAGCCCTACCGTCACTTAGAGTCCGACATGGCAGACGCTATTTTCAATGGCGACTTGGACGAGGCTTTCGCTTTATACGATACGTTCAGTGAGCGGCAGCGTTCACGCTTAGAGTCATTGCTTGCACAGCTCGATGAAGGGCTAGATTTTGACTTTGAGAGCAATGAGCGCTTAGAAATTGATCGTGAAGATTCGCCATGGGCCTCGCGTAAAAGCGAGCTTGATGATCTATGGCGCAAACGCCTCAAAAACGATGCCCTCACGCTTGCGCTCACCGATCAGGATAACGAGCAGATTGAAAGCAACCTGCGCCAGCGCTACGAAGGCCAGCTCACTCGCATAGACCAAACAGAACCTGAAGACGTTTTCGGTGTGCTCATGGCCGCGATTACCAGCACCGTCGACCCGCATACCGGCTATCTTTCTCCTCGTCAAAGCGAGTCGTTTGATATTCAGATGAGCCTCTCACTGGAAGGCATCGGTGCGCTGCTTCAATCTGACGGTGAATACGTCAAAGTCGCAAGCCTAGTGCCCGGTGGCCCCGCAGAACGCGCTGGCGTCTTGGAACCGGCAGATCGCATTATTGCGGTTGGTCAAGAAGACGGTGAGATGGTTAACGTCGTCGGCATGCGCCTGGACAACGTCGTTGATCTCATCCGCGGCCCTAAAGACTCTGTCGTTCGCCTGGATGTGATACCTGCCCAGGCGGTTGATATGACGCGCTCACAAACCGTCGAAATCACTCGCGATACCGTTAGCCTTGAAGATCAAGCCGCTCACGGCGAAGTCATCGAGGTTGAGCGCGACGGCGAGCCGCACCGCCTTGGGGTTATCAATGTCCCTACGTTTTACGTTGACTTTGACGCATTCCAAGCCGGTGAAGAAGAATACCGCAGCACCACGCGTGACGTAGCGAGAGAAATCGATCGCCTCAAAGAAGAAGGCATAGAAGGCATTGTGCTGGATCTGCGCAACAACGGCGGCGGCGCACTGCAAGAGGCCAATTCGCTGATCGGCCTGTTTATCGATCGCGGCCCGACGGTGCAAGTACGCGATGCGCAGGGTCGTATTCAACTGTATGGCGATACCGAAGCCGGCACTCACTACGATGGTCCGCTAGGCGTTCTTGTCAATCGGCTGTCCGCCTCTGCATCAGAAATCTTTGCAGGCGCCATACAGGACTATGGCCGCGGCCTGATCCTGGGCACATCAACGTTCGGAAAAGGGACGGTGCAAACGCTTAATGAACTAAGCCACGGGCAAATTAAGCTAACGCGCGCCAAGTTCTATCGAATTTCTGGCGATAGCACGCAGAATCGTGGCGTTGAACCGGATATCCTTTTTCCGAGCTTGATTGATCCCGAGCGGATTGGCGAAAGCAGCTTAGATAACGCGCTAGCGTGGGATACCGTGCAAAACGTGCAGTATCGACGCTATGGTGAGCCAGAAACCGTGCTGGACAAGCTCATTGCCCAGCATGATACCCGGGCGCAGAATAATCCGAATTTCCGCTATCTGGAGCGCCAGTCGACGCTGGCCCGCCAACTTCGCGAGCAGTACACAAGCGTAAGCTTAAATCGCGAACAGCGAAAGCGTGAAATGGAAGCCCAAGAAGCCGAACAGCTTTCCCTGGAAAATCAACGCCGCCGTGCACTGGGCCTTGACGAGCTAGAAGAGTGGATGGATGCTCGCACCGAAGGCGTAGCCGGCGCGCTAGAAGAAGAGCCGGACGCTGAGAGCGAAGGCGAAGGCGAAGAAGACGATAAAACGTCCGTCGATCGCGCTCACGTGCTTGAGTCTGCAGAAATTTTACTTGATTACGCCAAGCTGCAAGACACCCGTCGATTAGCCGCTAAACGCTAA
- the miaB gene encoding tRNA (N6-isopentenyl adenosine(37)-C2)-methylthiotransferase MiaB → MAKKLFIKTHGCQMNEYDSSRMADLLGESHQLELTDNEREADVILLNTCSIREKAQEKVFHQLGRWKKLKDANPDLVIGVGGCVASQEGEAIRKRAPHVDMIFGPQTLHRVPSMLDARSNNQIAAVDVTFPEIEKFDHLPKPSSDGASAFVSIMEGCSKYCTFCVVPYTRGEEVSRPFEGVMDEVIHLSDQGVREINLLGQNVNAYRGENQLGDEIDLAELIACVAAVDGIDRVRFTTSHPVEFTESLIDAFADIPELVSHLHLPVQSGSDRILTAMKRGHTAAEYIDKMERIRANRPDISFSSDFIIGFPGETEEDFEATMNLIHQIGFDHSFSFVYSARPGTPASGLPDETPESVKKQRLAILQERILQQTAQISRRMMGTTQRVLVNGFSPRDPGQLSGRTENNRVVNFRAANPTELIGYFVDVEITEAFPNSLRGELASPERY, encoded by the coding sequence ATGGCGAAGAAGCTCTTCATCAAAACGCACGGCTGCCAAATGAACGAGTATGATTCCTCCCGTATGGCGGATCTGCTCGGTGAATCTCATCAGCTTGAACTCACGGATAATGAGCGCGAGGCGGATGTTATTCTGCTGAACACCTGCTCGATTCGCGAGAAAGCGCAGGAAAAGGTTTTTCATCAGCTGGGTCGCTGGAAAAAGCTCAAAGATGCCAACCCTGACTTAGTGATTGGCGTTGGCGGCTGCGTGGCAAGCCAGGAAGGTGAAGCGATTCGCAAACGTGCGCCCCATGTGGACATGATATTTGGACCGCAAACGCTGCACCGCGTGCCCTCCATGCTGGATGCTCGTAGCAATAATCAAATTGCAGCGGTCGACGTGACCTTTCCAGAAATCGAAAAGTTCGATCATCTGCCCAAGCCAAGCTCTGATGGCGCCTCGGCGTTTGTCTCGATTATGGAAGGCTGCTCAAAGTACTGCACCTTCTGCGTAGTGCCCTACACTCGCGGCGAGGAGGTTTCTCGCCCCTTTGAAGGGGTCATGGATGAAGTTATTCACCTGTCCGATCAAGGCGTGCGCGAAATAAACCTGCTGGGGCAGAACGTTAACGCCTACCGCGGTGAAAATCAGCTGGGCGATGAGATCGATCTCGCCGAGCTAATTGCCTGCGTCGCGGCGGTAGACGGCATTGACCGCGTGCGCTTCACCACCTCACATCCGGTTGAATTCACCGAAAGCCTCATCGATGCTTTCGCCGATATTCCTGAACTGGTGAGCCATCTTCATCTACCGGTTCAGTCCGGCTCAGACCGCATTCTCACGGCGATGAAGCGTGGCCACACGGCGGCGGAATACATTGATAAGATGGAGCGTATCCGCGCCAACCGCCCGGACATTAGTTTCTCCTCTGACTTCATTATTGGCTTCCCGGGCGAGACCGAAGAAGATTTCGAAGCGACGATGAACCTAATTCATCAAATCGGCTTCGATCACTCGTTTAGCTTTGTTTATTCGGCACGCCCAGGCACGCCTGCCTCAGGCCTACCCGATGAAACGCCGGAGAGTGTTAAAAAGCAGCGCCTAGCCATCTTGCAAGAACGAATCCTTCAGCAAACGGCACAGATTAGTCGCCGCATGATGGGAACCACCCAGCGTGTACTGGTTAACGGCTTTTCGCCACGTGACCCCGGCCAGCTTTCTGGGCGCACCGAGAATAACCGTGTGGTTAACTTCCGGGCAGCCAACCCTACCGAGCTAATCGGCTACTTTGTTGATGTTGAAATCACTGAAGCCTTCCCCAATTCGCTGCGCGGTGAGCTAGCGTCACCCGAGCGCTATTGA